A part of Aegilops tauschii subsp. strangulata cultivar AL8/78 chromosome 2, Aet v6.0, whole genome shotgun sequence genomic DNA contains:
- the LOC109776320 gene encoding uncharacterized protein: MAEGPLDFWINWGSQIGVLLSLAFQVILHLFANVRRRSNSAMLRVPLWLAYQLSDMTAIYAAGQLLYSSNTPQDHQLIALWAPFLLLHLGGPDNITAYALEDSKLWKRHLLILVVQVAGAGYVLYKYIAGSGILLTLAAILILIVGVAKYGERTWALRSANLSILQSSFKAQARDKHHKHFYIEHQDWHNDLEDELVLQRAHSLFHICKRGIVDSVVEVDPDGPTEVESQEKEIIRGLRGNPEQMWRVMEMELSLMYDILYTKAGVIHSMVGYCIRVMSPLAIATSLVLFQLSGKDSYSQLDMDITYTLFGGALVLEMKSLLGALGSSWALAFLCSTRWDWLRHSVLCTGRWHQVRRSVISFRRSWPGKIIMKGSSREWSGTMGQHNMLRFRAGQVDPMSRRLGNLLNMLMLGGQWDRRYYSCTVVVPENVMKDAQRVGRWVSRDDINTMGLLRHNWGESALADRYYPGLYKKLEEYHGVDFHESVMCWHIATDLILAKEEKEKEDFAADKRVQTVRALSNYMMFLLVNRPYMLPGLPQNWLYKQTCNNLDKICNDYDLVGSLGDSLWTVLKKLLGLHHHRVLESSGLEKKLADLIMKLPKEHASSFSETPRLLYARSVAVIILESGVVDKVRLLLDLWMDFLAYAANRCIRESHAQKLSTGGELVTIVWLILEHLRYLKEDPNQQHGHV, from the coding sequence ATGGCTGAAGGGCCGTTGGACTTCTGGATCAACTGGGGGAGCCAGATCGGGGTTCTCTTGAGCCTGGCCTTCCAGGTCATCCTTCATCTCTTTGCCAATGTACGTCGGCGTAGTAACTCAGCTATGCTGAGGGTTCCCCTCTGGCTGGCGTACCAGTTGTCGGACATGACCGCGATATATGCTGCCGGCCAGCTCCTATACAGCAGCAACACACCGCAAGACCACCAGCTCATTGCCTTGTGGGCACCATTCCTCCTGCTGCACCTTGGTGGCCCGGACAACATCACCGCCTATGCCCTCGAGGATAGCAAGCTTTGGAAGCGTCACTTGCTGATCCTTGTGGTGCAGGTTGCGGGAGCCGGATATGTGCTCTATAAGTACATCGCCGGCAGTGGGATCTTGCTCACACTGGCTGCCATCTTGATACTCATTGTTGGTGTTGCAAAGTATGGGGAGAGGACATGGGCACTCCGTTCCGCCAACCTCAGCATCCTTCAGAGCTCTTTCAAGGCGCAGGCACGTGATAAGCATCACAAACATTTTTACATTGAGCATCAAGACTGGCACAACGACTTGGAGGACGAGCTTGTCCTGCAGCGTGCTCATTCCCTGTTTCATATCTGCAAGCGCGGGATAGTTGATTCAGTGGTCGAGGTGGACCCAGATGGCCCGACTGAGGTGGAGTCTCAGGAAAAGGAAATAATCCGGGGCCTTAGGGGAAACCCTGAGCAAATGTGGAGGGTGATGGAGATGGAGCTCTCCCTGATGTACGACATCCTGTACACCAAGGCAGGTGTGATTCACTCTATGGTTGGCTACTGCATCCGTGTCATGTCACCGCTTGCCATCGCCACCTCGCTCGTGTTGTTCCAGTTGAGCGGCAAAGATAGTTACAGCCAACTCGATATGGACATCACGTACACCTTGTTCGGTGGCGCCTTGGTCCTAGAGATGAAATCGCTCCTTGGTGCACTAGGGTCAAGCTGGGCGCTTGCCTTCTTGTGTTCCACGCGATGGGATTGGCTCCGGCATTCAGTATTGTGCACTGGAAGATGGCATCAGGTCCGGCGCTCAGTCATTTCATTTCGCCGGTCCTGGCCTGGCAAGATAATTATGAAAGGAAGCTCGAGGGAGTGGTCAGGCACCATGGGGCAGCACAACATGCTGCGGTTTCGTGCCGGACAGGTGGATCCGATGAGTCGCCGACTCGGTAATCTGCTCAACATGCTGATGCTCGGTGGGCAGTGGGACAGGAGGTACTACTCATGCACTGTCGTTGTCCCGGAGAATGTCATGAAGGATGCACAGAGGGTGGGCAGGTGGGTCTCACGGGATGATATAAACACAATGGGCTTGCTCAGGCATAATTGGGGTGAATCAGCACTGGCTGACAGATATTACCCTGGGCTGTACAAGAAATTGGAAGAGTATCATGGAGTTGACTTCCATGAGAGCGTCATGTGCTGGCACATTGCCACCGACTTGATTCTTGCAAAGGaggaaaaggaaaaggaagattttgcagctgacaaGCGTGTGCAGACAGTCAGGGCACTGTCCAACTACATGATGTTCCTCCTCGTGAACAGGCCCTACATGCTACCAGGCCTTCCTCAAAATTGGCTGTACAAGCAAACCTGCAACAATCTGGACAAGATATGCAATGACTATGATCTCGTCGGTTCTCTGGGCGACAGCTTGTGGACTGTGCTCAAGAAATTGCTCGGACTGCACCATCACAGGGTCTTGGAATCTTCTGGGCTTGAGAAGAAGCTCGCTGACCTCATAATGAAGTTACCGAAGGAACATGCAAGCTCTTTTTCTGAAACTCCTCGACTCTTGTATGCACGCAGTGTTGCTGTTATAATACTTGAAAGTGGGGTAGTAGATAAGGTGCGTCTGCTGCTAGATTTGTGGATGGACTTCCTAGCCTATGCAGCCAACCGGTGCATCAGGGAGTCGCATGCCCAGAAGCTTAGCACCGGCGGTGAGCTCGTGACCATCGTGTGGCTTATTTTAGAACACCTCCGCTATTTAAAAGAAGACCCAAACCAGCAGCATGGCCATGTATAA